The segment CTGGCCCCGGATGCCATGGAAGGTCTGCCTGCGCCCACCCACGCTTTCATCGGCGGGTCGTCGGGCAATCTGAAGGAGATCGTTGAGAAGCTTCTGTCCATGAATCCCTGCGTCCGCATGGTCATAAACTCCGTCACTTTGGAGACTCTGTCTGAGACTATGGCGGTCATCCGCGAGGAAGGCCTCGTCGAAGAGGAGACCGTCTGCATCAACGCCTCGAAATCCAGGAAAGCCGGCAGATACCATCTTATGACCGCACAGAATCCGGTATACATCACGGTGGCGAGAAAATGAGATGCCCGAGGATCATGATAGCAGCCCCTTCCAGCGGCAGCGGAAAGACGCTCACGACCTGCGGCATACTGCAGGCTCTGGTGAACAGGAAGCTTAAGACAGCCTCGTTCAAATGCGGTCCCGATTACATCGACCCCATGTTCCACAGCCGCATCATCGGCGCCAAATCGAAGAATCTGGACGCTTTCTTCCTGAAAGAAAACGACCTGAGATATATCTTCTCCAGAAGCGCGGAAGGATACGACATCTCAGTGGTGGAAGGCGTGATGGGATTCTACGACGGCATCAAAGTGGACAGTTCCGAAGCGAGCTCCTATGACGTCTCCATCAAAACCGGCACCCCTGTGATTCTCCTGATCGATAGCCGCGGGGCGAGCCTCTCGACGCTCCCGGTGCTGAAAGGATTCCTCGATTACAGGAAGAACAACATCAAAGGCGTCATATTCAACAGGATGTCCGAGAAAGTGTTCAAGATGATAGCGCCTGAAGCAGAGAAACTCGGCGTGAAAGCCATCGGCTACGTGCCCAAAGTGAGCGATCTGGTGCTCGAAAGCAGGCACCTTGGCCTCGTGCTCCCCGGAGAAATCGAAAATCTGAAGGACAAACTCAACAAACTGGCTGACGTCTTGGAGAGGACTCTGGACATCGACTCGCTGATAAAGATCGCGAACGAGGCCCCCGACATCGAAGGGGAACCTCCGGAGATACCCCAGACCGCTGGGAAAACAAGAATCGGGCTCGCCGACGACGACGCTTTCTGCTTCATATACGAGGACAACGTAGATCTTCTGAAAAGGATGGGCGCCGAGATCGTCAGATTCTCGCCTTTGAAGGACAAGAAACTTCCGGACGTCGACGGCATAATGCTACCGGGAGGGTATCCCGAGCTCCACGCCAAGGAATTGGAGGACAACGCTGCCATGAGGGAGGACATAAAAAACAAGCTGGATGCCGGGATGCCATGCATGGCCGAATGCGGCGGCTTCATGTACCTCCATACGATGATGACCAACAAGGAAGGCATGACATACTGCATGTGCAACGTCATCGACGGCGATTCCAAGAACATGAGCAAGCTGACCAGATTCGGCTATG is part of the Candidatus Methanomethylophilaceae archaeon genome and harbors:
- a CDS encoding cobyrinate a,c-diamide synthase, whose protein sequence is MRCPRIMIAAPSSGSGKTLTTCGILQALVNRKLKTASFKCGPDYIDPMFHSRIIGAKSKNLDAFFLKENDLRYIFSRSAEGYDISVVEGVMGFYDGIKVDSSEASSYDVSIKTGTPVILLIDSRGASLSTLPVLKGFLDYRKNNIKGVIFNRMSEKVFKMIAPEAEKLGVKAIGYVPKVSDLVLESRHLGLVLPGEIENLKDKLNKLADVLERTLDIDSLIKIANEAPDIEGEPPEIPQTAGKTRIGLADDDAFCFIYEDNVDLLKRMGAEIVRFSPLKDKKLPDVDGIMLPGGYPELHAKELEDNAAMREDIKNKLDAGMPCMAECGGFMYLHTMMTNKEGMTYCMCNVIDGDSKNMSKLTRFGYATFESKSSGIWCKGHEFHYWDSDNCGSDWKAKKPSGLEYRCIHDDGRIIAGFPHLYYYSNPDIAAEFIGRCLEYKSKIAL